A section of the Trichomycterus rosablanca isolate fTriRos1 chromosome 6, fTriRos1.hap1, whole genome shotgun sequence genome encodes:
- the matn4 gene encoding LOW QUALITY PROTEIN: matrilin-4 (The sequence of the model RefSeq protein was modified relative to this genomic sequence to represent the inferred CDS: inserted 2 bases in 1 codon; deleted 1 base in 1 codon; substituted 1 base at 1 genomic stop codon) gives MKCPTIWGLFVCVGFLLALMDVTEARPKAAGNTRCKSGPVDLVFIIDGSRSVRPHEFETMLKFMIDIIKDLDVGPNATHVGVVQYSSQVQNVFSLKQFTEHQQMIKAISEIIPLAQGTMTGLAIRYTMNVAFSIEEGARPNVPHVAVIVTDGRPQDRVAEVAAAARDAGIEIYAVGVARADMTSLRAMASPPYEDHVFHVETFDLIHQFGLKFQDKLCKMDLCISSDHGCDHICESSPGSYHCLCLPGYTLGSDGKTCNAIDLCVEGKHNCEQICISSPGFFTCDCNTGYTLNEDKRTCKMIDYCSFGNDSCXCVSVLQRFYXCCYEGHTLNKDKTSCTMINYCSFRNDSCEHECESVLNGFNCRCREGYTLNEDRKTCTMIDYCSFGNDGCEHKCVSILNGFNCHCNEGYLLNEDKRTCTMIDYCSFGNDSCDHECVSILKGFNCRCNEGYSLNEDKRTCTMIDYCSFGNDSCEHECVSILKGFYCRCNEGYSLNKDKRTCTMIDYCSFGNDSCEQECVSVLNGFYCHCNEGYSLNEDKTTCTMIDYCSFGNDSCEHECVGILNGFYCHCNEGYSLNEDKTTCTMIDYCLFGNDSCEHECVSILHGFYCRCNEGYSLNEDKRTCKMIDYCSLGNHGCDQECVGVLNGFYCRCNKGYTLQKDEKTCQMIDYCSFGNHGCDQVCVGILNGFYCRCNEGYTLQKDEKTCQTDNLCNVIEHGCEYQCVSTPGSYHCICPEGHLLQEDEKSCGSCRSSNIDLVLLIDGSKSVRPQNFELVKQFVNQIVDQLDISAHGTRVGLVQYSSRVRAEFPLNMYKSKDEIKAAVMKVSYMEKGTMTGLAMKHMVENSFSEAEGARAASKNIPRIGLVFTDGRSQDGITEWAKKAKDAGITMYAVGVGKAVEDELREIASEPVDKHFFYTSDFTAINQIAENLKLNVCPEESQGKTEVKDPCVCESLVEFQQATMSSLNKLNQKLSAMTARLEHLEEQLLAKK, from the exons ATGAAGTGTCCAACAATATGGgggttgtttgtgtgtgtcggCTTTCTGCTGGCTTTGATGGATGTCACAGAAGCAAGGCCCAAAGCAG CTGGAAATACAAGATGCAAATctggcccagtcgatctggtCTTCATCATTGATGGTTCACGCAGTGTTCGGCCACATGAGTTCGAGACGATGCTCAAATTCATGATTGACATCATCAAAGATCTGGATGTTGGGCCTAATGCTACCCATGTTGGTGTTGTTCAGTATTCCAGCCAAGTGCAAAACGTATTCTCCCTTAAACAGTTTACTGAGCACCAGCAGATGATTAAAGCCATTAGTGAGATCATCCCACTAGCACAGGGCACCATGACTGGACTGGCTATCCGTTATACAATGAATGTTGCATTCTCTATTGAGGAAGGAGCTCGGCCCAATGTGCCCCACGTGGCTGTAATTGTCACAGATGGCCGTCCACAGGACCGCGTGGCTGAGGTAGCTGCAGCTGCTCGAGATGCTGGAATCGAGATCTATGCCGTGGGTGTAGCCAGAGCTGACATGACGTCTCTGAGGGCCATGGCATCACCACCTTATGAGGATCATGTCTTCCATGTGGAGACCTTTGATCTCATTCACCAGTTTGGACTCAAGTTCCAAGACAAGCTTTGCA AAATGGATCTTTGTATTTCGTCTGACCATGGCTGTGATCATATCTGTGAGAGTTCTCCTGGCTCATACCACTGTCTTTGCCTGCCTGGTTACACACTCGGCAGTGATGGAAAGACCTGCAATG CTATCGATCTGTGTGTGGAGGGGAAGCATAACTGTGAGCAGATTTGTATCAGCTCTCCTGGCTTTTTCACCTGTGACTGCAATactggctacacactcaacgaAGACAAGAGGACCTGCAAAA TGATCGACTACTGCTCA TTTGGAAatgatagctg gtgtgtgagtgtgcttcAAAGGTTTTATTGATGCTGCTATGAAGGACACACTCTTAACAAGGATAAAACAAGTTGTACAA TGATCAACTACTGCTCATTTAGGAATGATAGCTGTGAGCACGAGTGTGAGAGTGTCCTCAATGGCTTTAACTGTCGCTGTAGGGAGGGATACACACTTAATGAAGATAGAAAGACTTGCACAA TGATTGACTACTGCTCATTTGGAAATGATGGTTGTGAGCATAAGTGTGTGAGCATCCTAAATGGCTTTAATTGTCACTGTAATGAAGGATACTTACTAAATGAAGATAAAAGAACTTGTACAA TGATTGACTACTGCTCATTTGGAAATGATAGTTGTGATCATGAGTGCGTGAGCATCCTAAAAGGCTTTAATTGTCGCTGTAATGAAGGATACTCACTCAATGAAGATAAAAGAACCTGTACAA TGATTGACTACTGCTCATTCGGAAATGATAGCTGTGAGCATGAGTGCGTAAGCATCCTAAAAGGCTTTTACTGTCGCTGTAATGAAGGATACTCACTCAATAAAGATAAAAGAACATGCACAA TGATTGACTACTGTTCATTTGGAAATGATAGCTGTGAGCAAGAATGTGTGAGTGTCCTTAATGGCTTTTACTGTCACTGTAATGAAGGATACTCACTCAATGAAGATAAAACAACCTGCACAA TGATTGACTACTGCTCATTTGGAAATGATAGTTGTGAGCATGAGTGTGTGGGTATCCTTAATGGCTTTTACTGTCACTGTAATGAAGGATACTCACTCAATGAAGATAAAACAACCTGCACAA TGATTGACTACTGTTTGTTTGGGAATGACAGCTGCGAGCACGAGTGTGTGAGCATCCTTCATGGCTTTTACTGTCGCTGTAATGAAGGATACTCACTCAATGAAGATAAAAGAACCTGTAAAA TGATTGACTATTGCTCACTTGGAAACCATGGCTGTGATCAAGAATGTGTGGGTGTATTAAATGGATTCTACTGCCGCTGCAACAAGGGATACACACTTCAGAAAGATGAAAAGACTTGCCAGA tgaTTGACTATTGCTCATTTGGAAATCATGGCTGTGATCAAGTATGTGTGGGCATATTAAATGGATTCTACTGCCGCTGCAATGAGGGATACACACTTCAGAAAGATGAAAAGACTTGTCAga CAGATAACCTGTGTAATGTAATAGAGCATGGCTGTGAGTACCAGTGTGTGAGTACACCAGGATCATACCATTGTATCTGCCCTGAAGGTCATCTTCTACAGGAAGATGAGAAGAGCTGTGGAa GCTGCAGATCATCCAACATAGATTTGGTCCTTCTGATCGATGGCTCCAAGAGTGTCCGGCCACAGAACTTTGAACTTGTCAAGCAATTTGTTAACCAAATTGTGGACCAGTTAGATATCTCGGCTCATGGTACACGCGTGGGTCTTGTTCAGTACTCCAGCCGGGTGAGGGCTGAGTTTCCACTCAACATGTATAAGAGCAAAGATGAGATCAAGGCAGCTGTGATGAAAGTATCATACATGGAAAAGGGAACCATGACAGGGCTGGCAATGAAGCACATGGTGGAGAACAGTTTCTCAGAGGCAGAGGGTGCACGTGCTGCCTCAAAAAACATCCCCAGGATCGGGTTGGTTTTTACTGATGGACGTTCTCAGGATGGCATAACAGAGTGGGCCAAGAAGGCTAAGGATGCAG GCATCACTATGTATGCTGTTGGTGTGGGCAAAGCTGTGGAGGATGAGCTGAGAGAGATCGCCTCTGAACCAGTGGACAAGCACTTCTTCTACACTTCTGACTTTACTGCCATCAATCAGATTGCAGAgaaccttaaactcaatgtctgTCCTG AGGAGAGTCAGGGGAAAACTGAGGTGAAGGATCCTTGTGTATGTGAAAGCCTGGTGGAGTTTCAACAGGCTACCATGAGCAGTCTGAACAAGcttaaccaaaaat TATCAGCAATGACTGCACGATTGGAGCATCTGGAGGAGCAGCTACTtgcaaagaaataa